From a single Deltaproteobacteria bacterium genomic region:
- a CDS encoding sigma 54-interacting transcriptional regulator — MAKKAAERACVIGEIFGNCYAIMDSIADGVFTVDFSRRIHFFNRAAERITGFSRQEAMDKYCFDIFRANICQINCALEETFATARELVNIAAIIINKEGEEIPINISTALLRSEDGEVLGGVGVFRDLTVEETLRKELSKSYSFQDMISKNPKMQRIFGILPDVAESEVSVLIQGESGTGKELLARAIHALSPRSRGPMVEVNCAAIPETLLESELFGYLKGAFTDAKRDKPGRLATAAGGTLFLDEISEAPSSTQVKLLRVLEEKLYVPLGGTEPIKADVRIVAAANRDLAQMVEEGTFREDLYYRLNVVKIELPPLSERKEDIPLLIDHIIHRLNVIRSREVIGLSEEALGLLIRYDLPGNIRELENILEYAFILCKGQIIELEHLPEDLRRKVEASSSPSRTTHPMDFIEAQIIREALDRHRGNRLMAAQELNISRSTLWRRMKKYGLFH, encoded by the coding sequence ATGGCTAAGAAGGCTGCGGAACGGGCATGTGTAATCGGGGAGATCTTTGGGAATTGTTACGCCATCATGGATAGCATCGCCGATGGGGTGTTCACGGTAGATTTTTCAAGGCGTATCCACTTCTTCAACCGTGCTGCTGAGCGGATCACCGGCTTCAGCCGCCAGGAAGCCATGGATAAATACTGTTTTGATATCTTTCGGGCAAATATCTGCCAAATCAATTGTGCCCTGGAGGAGACCTTCGCCACGGCAAGGGAGTTGGTCAATATTGCCGCGATCATCATCAACAAAGAAGGCGAAGAGATACCCATCAATATCAGCACGGCCTTGCTGAGGAGCGAAGATGGAGAGGTCTTAGGGGGGGTAGGGGTGTTCAGGGACCTCACTGTGGAGGAGACCCTCAGGAAGGAATTGAGCAAAAGCTATTCCTTTCAGGATATGATCAGCAAGAACCCGAAGATGCAGAGGATCTTCGGCATCCTTCCCGATGTAGCTGAGAGCGAGGTTAGCGTCCTCATCCAAGGGGAGAGCGGGACTGGGAAGGAATTGCTCGCCAGGGCAATTCATGCCTTAAGCCCCCGCAGCCGTGGCCCCATGGTGGAGGTCAATTGTGCCGCCATCCCCGAGACCCTCTTGGAGAGTGAGCTCTTCGGTTACTTGAAAGGGGCCTTCACGGATGCAAAGAGGGATAAGCCGGGACGGCTGGCAACAGCCGCTGGGGGGACCCTTTTCTTGGATGAGATCTCAGAGGCCCCTTCTTCCACCCAGGTGAAATTGCTCCGTGTCCTGGAGGAAAAGCTATATGTACCCCTTGGAGGGACAGAGCCGATCAAGGCGGATGTCCGCATCGTAGCGGCCGCCAATCGGGATTTGGCCCAGATGGTAGAGGAGGGTACATTTCGCGAAGACCTTTATTACCGCCTTAATGTGGTAAAGATTGAACTTCCCCCTCTGTCTGAACGCAAAGAGGACATTCCCCTTCTTATCGACCATATCATCCATCGGCTCAATGTGATTCGTAGCAGAGAGGTCATAGGCCTTTCCGAAGAGGCCTTAGGACTACTGATACGCTATGATTTGCCGGGTAATATCCGGGAGTTGGAAAACATCCTGGAGTATGCATTCATCTTGTGCAAGGGGCAGATCATTGAGCTTGAACACCTCCCCGAGGATTTGAGGCGAAAGGTAGAGGCATCTTCATCCCCATCCAGGACAACCCATCCCATGGATTTCATCGAGGCCCAGATCATCCGTGAGGCCCTGGACAGACACAGGGGAAATCGCCTCATGGCAGCTCAGGAATTAAACATCAGCCGTTCCACCCTCTGGAGGAGGATGAAGAAATACGGGCTCTTCCATTGA
- a CDS encoding CooT family nickel-binding protein, with protein MCQSTAYIFKDGKEEELLADIATIIPEGKKLRLISLFGEEEVVEASIQEINLLEHRILLKPE; from the coding sequence ATGTGTCAATCTACAGCATATATCTTCAAGGATGGCAAAGAAGAGGAACTCCTGGCCGATATCGCTACCATCATCCCTGAGGGGAAGAAGTTGCGCCTTATCAGCCTCTTTGGCGAGGAGGAGGTGGTGGAGGCCTCCATTCAGGAGATCAACCTCTTAGAGCACAGGATCCTGCTGAAACCGGAATAG
- a CDS encoding radical SAM protein — protein MDVLFIHVPKFKNYYRPIGEYIWINYMPMGLLALADLLAREGYATEIVHLGVEWMEERDFSIIDYIAQRGPKVVALPLHWHHQSYEVIEYCRRIKEAFPGVFLLLGGLTASFFHREIIQGFPWVDAIIRGEGEIPLLRLAEAIMRGGDLADVPNLTWRNGEKVAENPLDYVASQEALDGLCFTNFALLKNSQTYINWVLLPFFVKGVSKKRNRLFFSLKSPMFHLPVGRGCPVNCTWCGGGKAAQRLIADRQGVIFRDIEKVIASIKEAINWGYETMHISFDPYPQRPDYYLRLFSRIREERLKVEFFFESFGLPPKEFIDGFAQTFGPRSLLALSPESGSEEVRRRNKGYSYTNQELWDCLEYTGEKGVKVDLFFSLGLPYEREGDLEETARLIAYIRRHFPHVQGIRTFTIEMEPGAPWQLQPEKFGVRTDLRTFSDFYYYHKEGGGGFGAFGYYIPGYFSDLGEDAEWEFQRKLQEIKCRRFCFIHPNARKSSSPFWGRMLCRTSAMMGKLGGWWGKAKGFWRSF, from the coding sequence GTGGACGTCCTCTTTATCCATGTCCCCAAATTCAAAAACTATTATCGCCCCATAGGTGAATACATCTGGATAAATTACATGCCCATGGGGCTTCTGGCCTTGGCCGACCTCCTCGCCCGGGAGGGCTATGCCACGGAGATCGTCCATCTGGGGGTGGAGTGGATGGAGGAGAGGGATTTTTCCATTATCGATTATATAGCCCAAAGAGGACCGAAGGTCGTGGCCCTCCCCCTCCACTGGCACCACCAGTCTTATGAGGTGATTGAATATTGCCGAAGGATCAAGGAGGCCTTCCCAGGGGTCTTCCTACTCCTAGGGGGTCTTACCGCCAGCTTCTTTCACCGTGAGATCATACAGGGGTTTCCCTGGGTGGATGCCATCATCAGGGGGGAAGGGGAAATCCCCCTTTTGCGGTTGGCCGAGGCCATCATGAGAGGAGGTGACCTCGCAGACGTGCCCAACCTGACCTGGAGGAATGGGGAGAAGGTCGCAGAGAACCCCCTGGATTATGTGGCCTCCCAGGAGGCCCTGGATGGGCTCTGCTTCACCAACTTTGCCCTCCTTAAAAATTCCCAGACCTACATAAACTGGGTCCTCCTCCCCTTCTTTGTTAAAGGGGTCTCCAAGAAGAGGAATCGCCTCTTCTTCTCCCTCAAGAGCCCTATGTTTCACCTGCCGGTGGGCAGGGGCTGCCCGGTCAACTGCACCTGGTGTGGAGGAGGAAAGGCTGCCCAAAGGCTTATTGCCGACCGCCAGGGGGTGATCTTCCGGGATATAGAGAAGGTGATAGCCTCCATAAAGGAGGCCATAAACTGGGGGTATGAGACTATGCACATCAGCTTTGATCCCTACCCGCAGCGCCCAGACTACTATTTAAGACTCTTCTCCCGGATCAGGGAAGAGAGGCTGAAGGTGGAGTTCTTTTTCGAGTCCTTCGGGCTCCCCCCTAAGGAGTTCATCGATGGGTTTGCCCAGACATTCGGCCCCAGGTCTCTTCTGGCCCTCTCCCCGGAGAGCGGTTCGGAGGAGGTGCGCCGGCGTAACAAGGGTTATTCCTACACCAACCAGGAACTATGGGATTGTTTAGAGTACACTGGGGAAAAGGGGGTAAAAGTGGATCTCTTCTTCAGCCTCGGCCTCCCCTATGAGAGGGAGGGTGACCTTGAGGAGACCGCCAGGCTGATCGCCTATATCAGGAGACATTTTCCCCATGTCCAGGGGATCAGGACATTTACCATCGAGATGGAGCCTGGGGCGCCTTGGCAACTCCAGCCCGAAAAATTTGGGGTGAGGACAGACCTGCGGACCTTTTCCGATTTTTACTATTATCACAAGGAAGGAGGGGGGGGATTTGGTGCCTTTGGCTACTACATTCCGGGATACTTTTCAGATCTGGGGGAAGATGCCGAATGGGAATTTCAGAGGAAGTTGCAGGAGATAAAGTGCCGCCGTTTTTGTTTCATCCACCCTAATGCCCGCAAGAGCAGTTCCCCCTTTTGGGGGAGGATGTTGTGCCGGACCTCGGCCATGATGGGTAAATTGGGGGGATGGTGGGGGAAGGCAAAGGGGTTTTGGAGAAGTTTCTAA